Proteins encoded by one window of Salicibibacter halophilus:
- the sucC gene encoding ADP-forming succinate--CoA ligase subunit beta: MNIHEYQSKDLLRQYGVAVPTGHEAFSVEEAVEKARSLKTDVRVVKAQIHAGGRGNAGGVKIAKNEDEVRTYAEEILGKTLVTHQTGPEGKEVKRLLVEEGCDIDKEYYIGLVLDRSTSRIVLMGSEEGGTEIEEVAAETPEKIFKEFIDPAIGLQGFQARRLAFNMNIPNESLGKAVKFMSGLYDVFVEKDCSVAEINPLVTTKDGDVLALDAKLNFDDNALYRQNDIQDLRDLDEEDPKEIEASKYDLSYIALDGNIGCMVNGAGLAMSTMDIIKHNGGEPANFLDVGGGATAEKVTAAFKIILEDEHVKGIYVNIFGGIMKCDVLAEGVVTATKEIGLTMPLVVRLEGTNVDEGKKILEESGLNITAADSMADGAEKIVDLVK; this comes from the coding sequence ATGAATATTCATGAGTACCAGAGTAAAGATCTCCTCAGACAGTACGGCGTCGCTGTACCGACGGGGCATGAAGCTTTCTCTGTGGAAGAAGCCGTCGAAAAAGCTCGTTCATTGAAGACGGACGTGCGCGTCGTGAAGGCGCAAATCCACGCTGGCGGACGCGGCAATGCCGGCGGTGTAAAAATAGCAAAGAATGAGGATGAAGTGCGTACATACGCCGAAGAGATACTCGGTAAAACACTTGTCACTCATCAGACAGGCCCTGAAGGAAAAGAAGTAAAACGATTGCTCGTCGAGGAAGGCTGCGACATTGATAAAGAGTATTACATCGGATTGGTATTGGATCGCAGCACCTCCCGGATCGTCTTGATGGGCTCCGAAGAAGGCGGGACCGAAATCGAAGAGGTCGCGGCTGAAACCCCAGAAAAAATCTTCAAGGAGTTCATCGATCCCGCGATTGGTCTCCAAGGATTCCAAGCGCGCCGGCTCGCTTTTAACATGAACATTCCGAACGAATCCCTCGGAAAAGCGGTTAAGTTTATGAGCGGGCTTTATGACGTGTTTGTGGAAAAAGACTGCTCCGTCGCCGAGATCAATCCGCTCGTTACGACAAAAGACGGCGATGTTTTGGCGCTTGACGCGAAGCTTAACTTTGATGACAACGCCCTTTATCGCCAAAACGATATCCAGGACCTTCGTGACCTCGACGAAGAGGATCCGAAAGAAATCGAAGCATCCAAATACGACCTTAGTTACATTGCCTTGGATGGAAACATCGGTTGTATGGTTAACGGTGCAGGCCTCGCGATGTCGACGATGGATATCATTAAGCATAACGGCGGTGAACCGGCGAACTTCCTCGATGTGGGAGGCGGCGCAACAGCCGAAAAGGTGACAGCCGCTTTTAAAATCATCCTCGAAGATGAACATGTGAAAGGCATTTACGTCAACATTTTTGGCGGCATTATGAAATGTGACGTCCTCGCGGAAGGTGTAGTTACGGCAACAAAAGAAATCGGTCTAACGATGCCGCTTGTGGTCCGTTTAGAAGGCACGAATGTTGACGAAGGCAAGAAAATTCTCGAAGAATCAGGCTTGAACATTACCGCTGCAGACTCTATGGCAGATGGTGCTGAGAAAATCGTAGATTTAGTAAAATAG
- a CDS encoding nuclease-related domain-containing protein: MNLQDREEPIELKYFRFLEGRIDLSPEEKRQYANVQKGFEGELKFDHWIEQNLSPDYLLIKGLLLEHRGELFQIDTLLIFSGQIYLFNVKNHVGDYYIDGENWHFMSGAEIKSPLLQLQRSDFLLRQLLRKLGTNTTVKPSLVFIHPEFILYNAPPKLPVLFSGQLHRFKKKLNSMPSKIERKHEILAERLVSLHLDRSPHTRWPDYDYQQLKKGVTCVKCAAFMSDKERKWICTGCGHEEDNETAILRSAKEYQFLFPDRKMTTNVIREWCGINGSKKKIRRVLTKHFRHLSQGKGSYYV, encoded by the coding sequence ATGAATCTACAGGATAGGGAAGAACCTATTGAATTAAAATATTTCAGATTTTTGGAAGGGCGAATCGATCTCTCCCCGGAAGAAAAACGGCAATACGCCAATGTTCAAAAAGGATTTGAAGGTGAGCTAAAATTTGATCATTGGATCGAGCAAAATCTATCGCCCGATTACCTTCTAATAAAGGGTTTGTTGCTCGAACATAGAGGAGAGTTATTTCAAATTGACACCCTTCTTATTTTTTCCGGGCAAATATATCTCTTTAACGTAAAAAATCATGTCGGTGATTATTATATTGATGGAGAAAACTGGCACTTCATGTCCGGTGCTGAAATCAAGAGTCCCCTCCTTCAGTTGCAACGGAGTGATTTTCTCCTTCGGCAATTGCTTCGAAAACTGGGAACAAACACCACGGTCAAACCCTCCCTTGTTTTTATTCACCCTGAATTCATCTTGTATAATGCTCCCCCAAAACTGCCTGTCCTTTTTTCCGGTCAACTTCATCGATTTAAGAAAAAATTGAATAGCATGCCTTCGAAAATAGAGCGAAAACATGAAATACTTGCCGAACGATTAGTTTCTTTGCACTTGGATCGTTCCCCGCATACTCGGTGGCCGGACTACGACTATCAGCAGTTGAAAAAAGGGGTGACTTGCGTTAAATGCGCAGCTTTTATGTCCGACAAAGAAAGAAAATGGATATGTACCGGTTGCGGTCACGAGGAAGACAACGAAACAGCCATTCTGCGAAGCGCAAAGGAATATCAATTTCTATTCCCGGACAGAAAAATGACCACAAACGTGATTCGTGAATGGTGCGGGATCAATGGTTCGAAGAAAAAAATAAGAAGAGTTCTAACAAAACATTTCAGGCACCTGAGCCAAGGGAAAGGTTCCTATTATGTTTAG
- a CDS encoding 3-hydroxyacyl-CoA dehydrogenase NAD-binding domain-containing protein has protein sequence MQQISVVGAGTMGRGIAYTAALSGFRVKLHDIDDSNLKQAEASIETLLQKSADKGFIDRDQSEAAKQQLNSENDLQAAVHEADVVIEAVLEEIPLKVEIFRKLDEYCPDQTVLATNTSTLSPTEIGAATNRPEKVIAMHFFNPVHKMKLIEIIKGLDTSEKTVRIVQDLGEKMNKETVEVNEFPGFVTSRMNCLIGNEAMNMYMEGVASAEDIDKALKLGLNHPMGPLELADLVGLDSRLRNMNYLYETLGEKYRPCPLLLKYVKAGKLGRKSGEGFYNYR, from the coding sequence TTGCAACAGATTAGTGTCGTGGGAGCCGGAACGATGGGCAGGGGCATTGCTTATACCGCTGCTTTGAGCGGTTTCCGGGTGAAGCTTCATGATATCGATGATTCCAATCTCAAGCAGGCGGAGGCATCAATAGAAACATTACTGCAAAAAAGCGCCGATAAAGGGTTTATAGATCGGGACCAGTCAGAAGCGGCAAAGCAACAATTAAACTCTGAAAATGATCTCCAAGCAGCCGTTCATGAGGCGGATGTCGTCATCGAAGCTGTTTTGGAAGAAATTCCGTTAAAAGTGGAGATTTTCCGGAAACTTGACGAGTATTGCCCGGACCAAACCGTCTTGGCGACGAATACATCGACGCTCAGCCCGACCGAGATCGGCGCGGCGACGAATCGTCCGGAGAAAGTGATCGCCATGCATTTTTTCAATCCGGTTCATAAAATGAAATTGATCGAAATCATTAAAGGACTGGATACTTCCGAAAAAACGGTGCGGATTGTGCAGGATCTCGGGGAAAAAATGAACAAGGAAACGGTGGAAGTCAATGAATTTCCGGGGTTTGTGACGAGCCGAATGAACTGTCTGATCGGAAACGAAGCGATGAACATGTACATGGAGGGGGTCGCTTCCGCCGAAGACATCGACAAAGCGCTTAAGCTCGGTTTGAATCACCCGATGGGCCCACTTGAATTGGCAGACCTCGTCGGCCTCGATAGCCGTCTGCGGAACATGAACTATTTATATGAAACGTTAGGCGAAAAATACCGCCCTTGTCCGCTGCTCCTCAAGTATGTCAAAGCCGGCAAATTAGGCCGAAAATCCGGCGAAGGGTTTTACAATTACCGCTAG
- a CDS encoding thiolase family protein: protein MKVENKEIVIASAARTAVGRAGGSLRNVDSGHLGSTVIEEAVSRAGIEKENVDEVILGEVRQTTASSNVARVAALRAGIPESKPAFTVNRLCASSMQAIGSGIQQILFGQADVVVAGGTENMSQAPMYLRNTRYGEGTQKLVDSNLEAGQQPMEIYGDKLGMGATAENVAERYEISREDQDAFAFESQQRAKRALENEMFAEEIVPVEVKERKRSFTFSVDEHPRETSLEKLASLKPAFKADGSVTAGNACGRNDGASALVLMTKEKAETLGVAPMATIVDWTAVGVDPEVMGVGPVPAVDQLLEQTGMQKEDIGVWELNEAFASQSLAVIRGLGLSEEDVNRNGGAIALGHPLGATGARITTSLLYEMKRKNERYGVATLCVGGGQGMALMLERK, encoded by the coding sequence TTGAAGGTCGAAAATAAAGAGATTGTGATCGCGAGCGCCGCGCGGACAGCCGTCGGGCGCGCGGGGGGATCGCTCAGAAATGTAGACAGCGGACACCTTGGCAGCACGGTGATTGAAGAAGCGGTTTCAAGAGCAGGGATTGAAAAAGAAAATGTGGATGAAGTCATCCTTGGAGAAGTTCGGCAAACGACTGCTTCGTCGAATGTGGCCCGAGTTGCCGCATTGCGAGCGGGCATACCGGAAAGCAAGCCTGCGTTTACGGTGAATCGACTGTGCGCGTCCAGCATGCAGGCGATTGGATCCGGGATCCAACAAATATTGTTCGGGCAGGCGGATGTCGTCGTTGCCGGCGGGACGGAGAACATGAGCCAAGCCCCGATGTACCTGCGTAACACCCGGTATGGGGAAGGCACCCAGAAACTCGTGGACTCTAACTTGGAAGCCGGTCAGCAACCGATGGAAATTTACGGCGACAAGCTTGGCATGGGGGCGACCGCGGAGAATGTTGCGGAGCGCTATGAAATCAGTCGTGAAGATCAAGACGCCTTTGCTTTTGAAAGCCAGCAACGTGCGAAACGTGCACTTGAAAACGAAATGTTTGCGGAAGAAATCGTACCAGTGGAAGTGAAAGAACGGAAGCGATCGTTCACGTTTTCCGTCGATGAACACCCGCGGGAGACTTCTTTGGAGAAGCTGGCGTCTTTGAAGCCGGCGTTTAAAGCTGATGGATCGGTGACGGCAGGGAACGCCTGCGGACGCAATGACGGCGCATCCGCTCTCGTGTTGATGACGAAAGAGAAAGCGGAAACGCTCGGGGTGGCCCCGATGGCGACGATTGTGGACTGGACAGCCGTGGGCGTTGACCCGGAAGTGATGGGGGTTGGTCCCGTGCCGGCGGTCGATCAGTTGTTGGAACAGACAGGCATGCAAAAAGAAGACATCGGCGTATGGGAGCTGAATGAAGCGTTTGCCTCCCAGTCCTTGGCGGTCATTCGTGGACTCGGACTTTCCGAAGAAGATGTGAACCGAAATGGCGGAGCCATCGCTTTGGGCCACCCGCTTGGGGCAACAGGCGCGCGTATTACGACATCCCTCCTGTACGAAATGAAACGAAAAAATGAACGATACGGCGTCGCGACTTTGTGTGTCGGCGGCGGTCAGGGCATGGCTTTGATGCTGGAAAGGAAATAA
- a CDS encoding enoyl-CoA hydratase/isomerase family protein, with the protein MDFELIQLNVRDRWATVTINRPDVRNALNAQVLQEMEAALDDVDRRSDVDGVIFTGTGEKAFAAGADITQLRNKEALDALEPGMQDVYDKLAAFEKPTIAMINGVAAGGGCELALACDIRVASTKAKVGLPELNLGIIPGAGGTQRLTRLVGKGKAVEMILRGKLIVADEALRIGLVNDVAEPEALEEKVREITADISAKGPLAVRLAKMVVTRGADANLETAELLEKLAQAVAFQSEDKNEGTSAFLEKRQANFQGK; encoded by the coding sequence ATGGACTTTGAACTCATTCAATTAAACGTCCGAGACCGTTGGGCGACGGTAACGATCAACCGGCCGGACGTACGCAACGCGCTGAACGCACAAGTGTTGCAAGAAATGGAAGCCGCGCTCGATGACGTCGACCGGCGTAGTGACGTCGACGGGGTTATTTTCACAGGGACCGGAGAAAAAGCCTTTGCAGCAGGGGCCGACATCACACAGCTTCGTAACAAGGAAGCACTCGATGCGCTAGAGCCCGGCATGCAAGACGTGTACGATAAACTGGCAGCCTTTGAAAAGCCGACAATTGCCATGATTAACGGGGTAGCGGCCGGAGGTGGTTGTGAGCTGGCTTTGGCTTGTGATATCCGGGTGGCGAGCACGAAAGCGAAAGTCGGACTCCCGGAATTGAATTTAGGGATCATCCCCGGAGCCGGTGGCACTCAGCGTTTAACCAGGCTCGTCGGTAAAGGGAAAGCGGTCGAAATGATTTTGCGCGGGAAATTGATCGTTGCCGACGAGGCGCTTCGCATTGGGCTCGTGAATGATGTGGCCGAGCCGGAAGCGTTGGAGGAAAAAGTTCGGGAGATCACTGCCGATATTTCCGCGAAAGGACCGCTTGCCGTACGACTCGCGAAAATGGTTGTGACCCGAGGTGCGGATGCCAATCTGGAGACCGCTGAACTACTGGAAAAACTTGCGCAAGCCGTTGCGTTTCAATCCGAAGATAAAAATGAAGGGACAAGCGCATTTTTGGAGAAACGACAGGCGAATTTCCAAGGAAAATAG
- a CDS encoding 3-hydroxyacyl-CoA dehydrogenase family protein, whose product MVQNVAVIGAGKMGSQIAAVCALAGFHVNIHDRHEETFSKNMEEISKQLHHTVEKGELAWRDLEHSFAHLVFEPELESAVKDRDFVIESTIEDLPAKRNILKNIDEHAPKHAIFATNSSAIVHSKIADAIDRPAQVCSFHFFKAAKIVQGTHTSDETVETAMDVARRMNKTSMLLKQENHMRMDQRVIV is encoded by the coding sequence ATGGTGCAAAACGTAGCGGTCATCGGCGCGGGCAAAATGGGTTCGCAAATCGCTGCCGTTTGTGCGCTTGCCGGTTTTCATGTAAACATTCATGATCGACATGAAGAAACGTTTTCGAAAAATATGGAAGAGATCAGTAAACAATTGCACCATACTGTCGAAAAAGGCGAACTGGCGTGGCGAGACCTGGAGCATTCTTTTGCCCATCTAGTTTTTGAACCTGAACTTGAAAGCGCTGTTAAAGATCGGGATTTTGTGATCGAAAGCACTATTGAGGATTTACCCGCGAAAAGAAATATCCTTAAAAACATCGATGAGCATGCACCCAAGCACGCGATTTTCGCGACGAATAGCTCGGCGATTGTCCATTCCAAGATCGCGGATGCCATAGATCGGCCGGCACAAGTGTGCAGTTTTCATTTTTTTAAAGCGGCCAAAATAGTTCAGGGGACGCATACCTCTGACGAGACCGTGGAAACGGCGATGGATGTTGCTAGAAGGATGAACAAAACGTCGATGTTGTTGAAACAAGAAAATCACATGCGGATGGATCAGAGAGTGATAGTATAA